In the uncultured Methanobacterium sp. genome, one interval contains:
- a CDS encoding tRNA (adenine-N1)-methyltransferase yields MKILINEKGKKFVAGADDLHTDHGYIKKEEIASSKSGDILKTHLGREFRVLEANINDYIELMDRRCSIILSKDLGVMAAYSGLGCGQRVVEAGTGAGAATIFMANIVGETGHVYSYELREDFSQIADKNVKGFGLENVTLKCQDVTEGIDEEDVDLVFLDLPKPWEVVENARDCLKSGGYLAAYTPYIDQVKLLTRILKKREFSDLKSLECLVREIEVKDKGVRPKTRMTGHTGYLTFGRKI; encoded by the coding sequence ATGAAGATTCTGATAAATGAGAAGGGAAAAAAATTTGTGGCGGGTGCCGATGATCTGCATACCGACCATGGTTACATTAAAAAAGAAGAAATAGCCAGTAGTAAATCCGGAGACATTTTGAAAACCCATCTTGGCAGGGAATTTCGTGTTTTAGAAGCTAACATCAACGACTACATCGAACTCATGGACCGCAGGTGTTCCATTATTCTATCCAAAGATCTGGGCGTTATGGCTGCCTACTCTGGACTGGGTTGCGGTCAGCGTGTGGTGGAAGCAGGAACTGGCGCAGGTGCAGCCACTATATTCATGGCAAACATAGTGGGAGAAACCGGCCATGTTTACTCCTACGAATTAAGGGAAGATTTCTCTCAAATTGCGGATAAGAATGTGAAGGGGTTCGGACTGGAGAATGTGACGTTGAAATGCCAGGACGTAACAGAAGGTATAGATGAAGAAGATGTGGACCTGGTATTCCTGGATCTGCCAAAGCCCTGGGAAGTAGTGGAAAATGCCCGTGACTGCCTTAAATCAGGAGGATACCTGGCTGCTTACACTCCTTATATCGACCAGGTGAAACTCTTAACCAGGATCCTAAAAAAACGGGAATTTTCAGATTTAAAGAGTTTAGAATGTCTTGTAAGAGAAATAGAAGTAAAAGACAAGGGTGTACGTCCAAAAACCAGAATGACCGGTCATACTGGATATTTAACATTTGGAAGGAAAATTTAG
- a CDS encoding DEAD/DEAH box helicase: MVENKHQNGTHPSRKTVRWIQHPLIEPGKIEARLYQQLLAANVVKKGNTMVVAPTALGKTVVAALVAADRLEKYPESKILLLAPTKPLVVQHEERFLEFLKTTTTSLTGAVKLEERIKRWNDSQVICATPQTIESDIIAERYSLEDVSLLIFDECHRGTGSYSYVFLAQRYTKQAKNQLILGLTASPGGDEERINQVCQNLFINEVMVKNEDDPDVKPYFNPIDVEWVKVDLKKEQLDIKKHLDVALKNRLKGLKKLGVLNSTQQVSKKDILRARGKVQNKISQSASPPRDCLLAISMLTAVFSVMHSLELLETQGVSNLHSYFDRMRKKKTKAAKGLFKDENFKTAVNLTRQAYDKGVEHPKLGKLMEILKSAAEDKEQVIVFSQYRDTVNHIYRKCQEEGINAVKFFGQANREKEKGLTQKEQKDIIKAFRMRTYQVLISTSVAEEGIDIPSVDLVVLYEPVPSEIRMIQRRGRTGRTTSGRMIVLITKNTRDESFYYSSINREKKMKKQLANGYNQPERPLIANDEDVRVLDREEEKDLHDKKEDSPDKRVVVHVDHRESKSGVTRGLSNLGVKVEPTSLPVADYQISPQVAVERKSTQDFVSSLMDKRLYKQAEELVENFQKPLIILEGQDLYSSSLHPNAIRGALASLAVDFNIPIIPTRNPEDTAAMIYRLAVREVDKGSKDVQMRTERKPLTLQEQQLFIIESLPSVGPVTARKLLEMFDSVEGVISATVGDLKKVDGIGDKIARSIRKIIASKYSDTFRYQKNGENSSIEKPIVNGKDKPTKEYVLEKNAKKD, translated from the coding sequence CTGCCCTGGTGGCTGCAGATAGGCTTGAAAAGTATCCAGAGAGTAAAATTTTACTTTTAGCTCCCACCAAACCACTGGTGGTGCAGCACGAGGAAAGATTCCTTGAATTTTTAAAAACAACCACCACCAGTCTCACCGGTGCAGTTAAACTGGAAGAGCGGATTAAAAGATGGAATGATTCCCAGGTGATCTGTGCCACGCCCCAGACAATAGAATCAGACATCATAGCAGAAAGATACTCACTGGAGGATGTTTCACTACTTATTTTTGATGAATGTCACCGGGGAACTGGATCCTATTCCTACGTATTCCTGGCCCAGCGCTACACTAAACAGGCCAAAAACCAGTTGATACTGGGTTTAACTGCCTCACCAGGTGGTGATGAAGAACGGATCAACCAGGTTTGCCAGAACCTCTTCATAAATGAGGTGATGGTTAAAAATGAGGATGACCCTGATGTCAAACCCTACTTCAACCCCATTGATGTGGAATGGGTGAAAGTTGATTTGAAAAAGGAACAGTTGGATATTAAAAAACATCTGGATGTGGCTCTTAAAAATCGCCTTAAAGGTTTGAAAAAACTGGGAGTTCTCAATTCAACCCAGCAGGTCAGCAAAAAAGATATTTTAAGAGCCAGAGGCAAAGTCCAGAACAAAATATCCCAAAGTGCCAGCCCACCAAGAGATTGCCTCTTGGCAATATCCATGTTAACCGCTGTTTTCAGTGTCATGCACTCCCTGGAACTTTTGGAAACACAGGGTGTGAGTAACCTGCACTCTTACTTTGATAGGATGCGTAAGAAAAAAACCAAAGCCGCTAAGGGATTATTTAAGGATGAAAACTTTAAAACAGCGGTGAACTTAACCCGGCAGGCCTATGATAAGGGAGTTGAACACCCTAAACTGGGAAAACTCATGGAAATACTTAAAAGTGCTGCAGAAGACAAAGAACAGGTTATTGTTTTCAGCCAGTACCGGGACACAGTGAATCATATCTATCGTAAGTGCCAGGAAGAAGGTATAAACGCGGTTAAATTCTTTGGACAGGCCAACCGGGAAAAAGAAAAGGGCCTCACCCAGAAAGAACAGAAAGATATCATAAAGGCCTTCCGGATGAGAACCTACCAGGTACTGATTTCCACCAGTGTGGCTGAGGAAGGTATTGACATTCCCAGTGTAGATCTGGTGGTACTCTACGAACCAGTTCCATCGGAAATAAGAATGATCCAGAGGCGTGGTCGAACCGGTAGGACCACCAGTGGCCGTATGATCGTTTTAATAACCAAGAACACCCGGGATGAGTCATTCTATTATTCAAGCATAAACCGGGAAAAGAAAATGAAAAAACAGCTGGCCAATGGATACAATCAACCCGAAAGGCCACTGATTGCCAATGATGAAGATGTCCGAGTACTTGACCGGGAAGAAGAAAAGGATTTACATGACAAAAAAGAGGATTCGCCTGATAAGAGGGTTGTGGTGCATGTGGATCACCGTGAGTCCAAGTCAGGGGTTACCAGGGGACTGAGTAACCTGGGAGTTAAGGTAGAACCCACCAGCCTCCCGGTTGCGGATTATCAGATAAGTCCACAGGTGGCTGTGGAGCGAAAAAGCACACAGGACTTTGTAAGCTCGTTGATGGATAAAAGGTTGTATAAACAGGCCGAGGAACTGGTGGAAAACTTCCAGAAACCATTGATCATACTGGAAGGCCAGGATTTATACAGCAGTTCGCTGCATCCCAATGCCATCAGAGGAGCTCTGGCCAGTCTGGCAGTTGACTTTAACATACCAATCATTCCCACCCGTAACCCCGAGGATACTGCTGCTATGATCTACAGACTCGCAGTGAGAGAAGTAGACAAGGGTTCCAAGGATGTTCAGATGCGTACTGAGAGAAAACCCTTAACCCTTCAGGAACAGCAGCTTTTTATCATTGAATCACTCCCCAGTGTGGGGCCGGTGACTGCCAGGAAGCTCCTGGAAATGTTTGATAGTGTGGAAGGAGTTATCAGTGCCACAGTAGGTGACTTGAAGAAAGTGGATGGGATTGGGGATAAAATTGCTCGAAGTATCCGGAAGATAATTGCATCCAAGTATTCAGATACATTCCGGTATCAAAAAAATGGTGAGAATAGTTCCATTGAAAAACCAATTGTAAATGGGAAAGACAAACCAACAAAAGAATACGTCTTGGAAAAAAATGCTAAAAAAGATTGA
- the pyrB gene encoding aspartate carbamoyltransferase produces the protein MGFNLKNIISIKDFSKEDIEYILKLAEEMEPIARSQEKSSVLSGSILGMLFYEASTRTRLSFETAMKRLGGSTVGFAEAGTSSVTKGENLTDTVRVVGEYTDAMVIRHNMEGTARYVAEMVDVPVINAGDGAGQHPTQTLLDLYTMKRVLGDIEKLHVALVGDLKYGRTVHSLSYALAMFGAKMSFVSPPELKMPRETLHDLAAAGVSVHETEDIKDVLDYADVLYVTRIQKERFPDPQEYLKIKGAYTIDSKLLKGSEAIVMHPLPRIDEISHDVDNTPYGKYFQQAFYGVPVRMAILKSLLK, from the coding sequence ATGGGTTTCAATCTGAAAAACATAATTTCAATTAAGGATTTTAGTAAGGAAGATATTGAATATATTCTAAAATTAGCTGAGGAAATGGAACCCATTGCCAGGTCACAGGAAAAATCCAGTGTTCTATCTGGATCTATTTTGGGAATGTTGTTTTACGAAGCTTCCACCCGTACCCGTCTTTCATTCGAAACTGCCATGAAACGATTGGGTGGTAGCACTGTTGGTTTTGCTGAGGCTGGAACTAGTTCTGTTACTAAAGGGGAGAATTTAACAGACACGGTTCGTGTTGTGGGAGAATACACTGATGCCATGGTTATCCGCCATAATATGGAAGGTACCGCCCGTTATGTTGCAGAAATGGTAGATGTTCCGGTGATTAACGCTGGTGATGGGGCAGGACAGCATCCCACCCAGACACTTCTGGACCTATACACCATGAAGCGTGTTCTGGGTGATATTGAAAAGTTGCACGTGGCCCTGGTGGGTGATCTTAAATATGGGAGAACAGTACACTCTCTTTCTTATGCACTGGCCATGTTTGGTGCTAAAATGAGCTTTGTATCACCACCCGAGCTTAAAATGCCCCGGGAAACCCTCCATGATCTGGCAGCTGCAGGAGTAAGTGTGCATGAAACAGAAGATATTAAGGACGTCCTGGACTATGCTGATGTTTTGTATGTGACCAGAATACAGAAAGAAAGATTTCCAGACCCACAGGAATATTTGAAGATCAAAGGAGCCTACACTATTGATTCAAAACTTCTTAAAGGTAGTGAGGCAATAGTAATGCATCCATTACCAAGGATCGATGAAATATCCCATGATGTGGATAACACTCCCTATGGAAAATACTTCCAACAAGCATTTTATGGAGTTCCAGTTAGAATGGCTATTTTAAAATCACTTCTGAAATAA